The DNA window AACATCTAATAACTTGGCAGCTGCAAGCTCTCCGAGTTCAACATTGCCATGAATCCTACAAGCACTAAGCAATGGACCCAAAGCTTTGGCTTGGACTTCCTGTGGCATCGCCTCAACTGCATCTAGAGCTAAGTCAAGTTGGCCGACTCGACTAAGAAGATCTACCAAGCAAGTATAATGCTCTACTGTAGGAGTTATTCCAAAATCTGTTTGCATACTTTTGAAGTACTTTAATCCATCTTCTATCAATCCTGAATGGCTACAAGCAAACAAAAGACTAGTGTATACAATGGCATCTGGTTTTATCCCCTCTGAAGTTGTCATTTGTCCAAAGAGGCTAATAGCTTCATTTCCCATCCCATGGAGGGCATAACTATTTATCATGGAAGTCCAAAGAGTCAAATCTTTATTTTTGACCCTTTCAAATACTTCTCTTGATTTGTTAATACTACCACATTTGGAGTACATATGTATAAGTGATGTTTGGACTTGTTGGTCCAATTCAAATCCATTTTCGAAAACGTACTGTTCGATCTCCTGTCCAATGCTGAGTGAACCCAAATCAGCACAAGCTGATAAAATAGTTGCAAGGGTTGCTCCATTTGGTTTAACTTCCGTCCTAACCATCCTTCTAAAAAGACCCAATGCTTCCTCCAGATGACCTGAATGGGCATATCCGGCAATCATCGACGTCCATGACACAACACTCTTTCCTATTATTGCATCAAATATCCTTCTAGCAGATGTAAGGTTACCACAGTTTGCATACATAGTTATAAGCAAGTTTTCAATTGAATCTTCTTCATCACACCCACATTTGAGTACAAGAGAGTGAACTGATGAAGCTAACAAAAGCTCTCTAGATTGTATGCAACCAGAAATAAGATTCAGAAACACAACAAAGTCAATGTCAATATTTTGATACTGAATTTGATTAAATAGCTTGAACGCTTCTGCAGTACACCCAACCTTCACATATCCCCCCATAATAGTTGTCCAAGAAACTATTGACTTTTCATCCGAAAACTCGAAAACTTTCCTTGCTTCATCCATTTGTCCAAACTGAGCATACATACCCATCAATGAATTATCCAGAGAGACCTCATAACACACAAGGCCAAGTTTGACAACAAAACAATGTATCAACATACTCTGCCAGAGAAACTCCAAAGAATGCAAATCAGAAGAATAACCCGATAAAATAGAAACAAACGTAGACGAACTCGGTTCAAAACCAACAACCAACATCTCTTTCAAGAGGCTCAATGCCTTATTCATCAAAGACTCGTGACAGTAAGCCGAAATCACAGCATTCCACGAAACAACACTTCTTTgcggcatttcatcaaacacctttctTGCAGATTCAATAACAGAACACTTTGAATACATATCAACAAGTGCAGTTTGAACAAATGTATCAGCTTGAAATCCAAGTCTAAGGACATGCCCGTGAAGCA is part of the Vicia villosa cultivar HV-30 ecotype Madison, WI linkage group LG2, Vvil1.0, whole genome shotgun sequence genome and encodes:
- the LOC131653269 gene encoding pentatricopeptide repeat-containing protein DOT4, chloroplastic-like, with protein sequence MPLRPSTFAKIQRPLYLWNLMIRDSTNDGFFTETLKLYSFMHHSGVHGNTFTYPLLLKSCANLLSIPHGTMLHGHVLRLGFQADTFVQTALVDMYSKCSVIESARKVFDEMPQRSVVSWNAVISAYCHESLMNKALSLLKEMLVVGFEPSSSTFVSILSGYSSDLHSLEFLWQSMLIHCFVVKLGLVCYEVSLDNSLMGMYAQFGQMDEARKVFEFSDEKSIVSWTTIMGGYVKVGCTAEAFKLFNQIQYQNIDIDFVVFLNLISGCIQSRELLLASSVHSLVLKCGCDEEDSIENLLITMYANCGNLTSARRIFDAIIGKSVVSWTSMIAGYAHSGHLEEALGLFRRMVRTEVKPNGATLATILSACADLGSLSIGQEIEQYVFENGFELDQQVQTSLIHMYSKCGSINKSREVFERVKNKDLTLWTSMINSYALHGMGNEAISLFGQMTTSEGIKPDAIVYTSLLFACSHSGLIEDGLKYFKSMQTDFGITPTVEHYTCLVDLLSRVGQLDLALDAVEAMPQEVQAKALGPLLSACRIHGNVELGELAAAKLLDVSPRSSASYVLMANLYNSVGKWNEANTMRNSIGDKGLVKECGWSQVQVSV